The proteins below come from a single Mytilus edulis chromosome 5, xbMytEdul2.2, whole genome shotgun sequence genomic window:
- the LOC139523921 gene encoding uncharacterized protein isoform X1, whose product MTAKSTDLSLDINEGEYIDRVETKIESPKAEVITPNSDKMFSLSMDNDEGSSVDGPSENGTRACDDNEFKDESWIDHCETKIIADDHLKCLKEILTSSVARTITNDKIGDEIPDIYDSKKNKSRGSYEITSATSFFLFNTKNSKKTAEKTGVNNSPVKVKEKQVSMLYQMGVEAIGKPLEPKSHEEYPLQLADDSSSIQNAALAAEDSRSASAKAGWASIRQESGELENYLLEEDDDENVIIHLGTEFAQDAMEGGKNEDMTTVDYKDQYEGTRQTDSSSKTFLSPGGKKCDKKNLAEEEEDTSVYDSEENKTCTSDKLSQLENVLSNMSQEDSLQMVKQEQQASSVEKHTYKTQVSAESKHLNMKNSDIENIATEGKTFQAKDNRIHTAQFGKSVQKYPSQVLSKDGQTNIGDISESQSQEHLTDEKITRQQTEQFNLSPSVAINAQGNSKQYDTKESNKKDSIPQMKQIEVERKFRISTDSRQKLMDMGAVMAKENKFSDKYFDDIRYKMTLSDSWLRQRNGRWEFKIPPRHMSKKDPSSQLLEITSETEIMKHLCKLYNCSGSVDDKTLDQLMNKLCLDSFATFTTIRQTYFLPNCTVQLDIADFGFEVGEIEVVVSDESRITDALNIIDEVAKKLGVTSKDRST is encoded by the exons ATGACAGCAAAAAGTACAGATCTGTCTTTAGATATCAATGAAGGAGAATATATTGATAGAGTGGAAACTAAAATAGAGAGTCCCAAAGCAGAAGTTATCACACCAAATTCAGATAAAATGTTCTCACTGTCTATGGATAATGATGAAGGTTCCTCAGTTGACGGACCATCAGAAAATGGCACCAGGGCATGTGATGACAATGAATTTAAAGATGAGTCTTGGATTGACCATTGTGAAACAAAAATCATTGCTGATGATCATCTGAAATGTTTGAAAGAAATTCTTACAAGTTCTGTTGCAAGGACAATAACAAATGACAAGATCGGTGATGAAATCCCGGATATTTAtgattctaaaaaaaacaaaagcagaGGAAGTTATGAAATTACTAGTGCAACTTCTTTCTTTTTGTTCAATACTAAGAATTCCAAAAAAACAGCTGAAAAAACAGGTGTTAATAACAGTCCTGTCAAAGTCAAGGAAAAACAAGTGTCAATGTTGTATCAGATGGGAGTAGAAGCCATTGGTAAACCACTGGAACCAAAAAGTCATGAAGAATATCCCCTCCAGTTGGCAGACGACAGTAGTTCTATTCAGAATGCTGCACTGGCAGCTGAAGACTCAAGGTCAGCAAGTGCAAAGGCAGGATGGGCTTCAATCAGACAAGAATCAGGAGAGTTAGAaaattatttacttgaagaagatGATGATGAAAATGTCATCATACATCTTGGGACAGAGTTTGCTCAAGATGCAATGGAGGGTGGCAAGAATGAAGATATGACCACAGTTGATTATAAGGACCAGTATGAAGGAACACGACAGACTGATTCATCCTCTAAAACTTTTCTCAGTCCTGGAGGGAAAAAATGTGATAAAAAGAATCTTgctgaagaagaagaagatacaAGTGTATATGACTCTGAAGAAAATAAAACTTGCACATCAGATAAATTGTCCCAGCTAGAAAATGTATTAAGTAACATGAGCCAGGAAGATTCACTACAAATGGTGAAACAAGAACAGCAAGCTAGTTCGGTGGAAAAACATACATATAAAACACAAGTATCTGCTGAAAGTAAACATTTGAACATGAAAAACTCAGACATTGAAAATATTGCTACAGAAGGTAAAACCTTCCAAGCAAAAGACAATAGAATTCATACTGCGCAATTTGGAAAATCAGTTCAAAAATATCCAAGTCAAGTTTTAAGTAAAGATGGTCAAACAAATATAGGGGACATTTCTGAATCACAGTCCCAAGAACATTTAACTGATGAGAAAATTACCAGACAACAGACAGAACAGTTTAATTTATCTCCATCCGTTGCAATAAATGCTCAAGGTAATTCCAAACAGTATGACACAAAAGAATCAAATAAAAAGGATTCAATACCACAGATGAAGCAAATAGAAGTTGAGAGAAAGTTTAGAATATCTACTGACTCCAGACAGAAGTTAATGGACATGGGTGCCGTGATggcaaaagaaaacaaattttcagataaatattttgatgatattAGGTATAAAATGACCCTTTCAGACAGTTGGCTAAGACAAAGGAATGGTAGATGGGAATTCAAGATTCCTCCACGTCATATGAGTAAGAAGGATCCTTCGTCCCAACTTTTAGAAATTACATCAGAAACAGAAATAATGAAGCACTTATGTAAGTTATATAATTGTAGCGGGTCTGTTGATGATAAAACATTGGACCAGTTGATGAATAAACTATGTCTAGATAGTTTTGCTACATTTACAACAATCAGGCAGACATACTTTCTACCCAATTGTACTGTACAACTAGACATAGCTGATTTTGGATTTGAAGTTGGTGAGATTGAAGTTGTTGTCAGTGATGAGTCCAGAATTACAGATGCTCTCAACATTATTGATGAAGTAGCCAAAAAACTAG GTGTTACCTCAAAGGACAGATCCACTTGA
- the LOC139523921 gene encoding uncharacterized protein isoform X2, translating to MTAKSTDLSLDINEGEYIDRVETKIESPKAEVITPNSDKMFSLSMDNDEGSSVDGPSENGTRACDDNEFKDESWIDHCETKIIADDHLKCLKEILTSSVARTITNDKIGDEIPDIYDSKKNKSRGSYEITSATSFFLFNTKNSKKTAEKTGVNNSPVKVKEKQVSMLYQMGVEAIGKPLEPKSHEEYPLQLADDSSSIQNAALAAEDSRSASAKAGWASIRQESGELENYLLEEDDDENVIIHLGTEFAQDAMEGGKNEDMTTVDYKDQYEGTRQTDSSSKTFLSPGGKKCDKKNLAEEEEDTSVYDSEENKTCTSDKLSQLENVLSNMSQEDSLQMVKQEQQASSVEKHTYKTQVSAESKHLNMKNSDIENIATEGKTFQAKDNRIHTAQFGKSVQKYPSQVLSKDGQTNIGDISESQSQEHLTDEKITRQQTEQFNLSPSVAINAQGNSKQYDTKESNKKDSIPQMKQIEVERKFRISTDSRQKLMDMGAVMAKENKFSDKYFDDIRYKMTLSDSWLRQRNGRWEFKIPPRHMSKKDPSSQLLEITSETEIMKHLCKLYNCSGSVDDKTLDQLMNKLCLDSFATFTTIRQTYFLPNCTVQLDIADFGFEVGEIEVVVSDESRITDALNIIDEVAKKLELKPFKLM from the exons ATGACAGCAAAAAGTACAGATCTGTCTTTAGATATCAATGAAGGAGAATATATTGATAGAGTGGAAACTAAAATAGAGAGTCCCAAAGCAGAAGTTATCACACCAAATTCAGATAAAATGTTCTCACTGTCTATGGATAATGATGAAGGTTCCTCAGTTGACGGACCATCAGAAAATGGCACCAGGGCATGTGATGACAATGAATTTAAAGATGAGTCTTGGATTGACCATTGTGAAACAAAAATCATTGCTGATGATCATCTGAAATGTTTGAAAGAAATTCTTACAAGTTCTGTTGCAAGGACAATAACAAATGACAAGATCGGTGATGAAATCCCGGATATTTAtgattctaaaaaaaacaaaagcagaGGAAGTTATGAAATTACTAGTGCAACTTCTTTCTTTTTGTTCAATACTAAGAATTCCAAAAAAACAGCTGAAAAAACAGGTGTTAATAACAGTCCTGTCAAAGTCAAGGAAAAACAAGTGTCAATGTTGTATCAGATGGGAGTAGAAGCCATTGGTAAACCACTGGAACCAAAAAGTCATGAAGAATATCCCCTCCAGTTGGCAGACGACAGTAGTTCTATTCAGAATGCTGCACTGGCAGCTGAAGACTCAAGGTCAGCAAGTGCAAAGGCAGGATGGGCTTCAATCAGACAAGAATCAGGAGAGTTAGAaaattatttacttgaagaagatGATGATGAAAATGTCATCATACATCTTGGGACAGAGTTTGCTCAAGATGCAATGGAGGGTGGCAAGAATGAAGATATGACCACAGTTGATTATAAGGACCAGTATGAAGGAACACGACAGACTGATTCATCCTCTAAAACTTTTCTCAGTCCTGGAGGGAAAAAATGTGATAAAAAGAATCTTgctgaagaagaagaagatacaAGTGTATATGACTCTGAAGAAAATAAAACTTGCACATCAGATAAATTGTCCCAGCTAGAAAATGTATTAAGTAACATGAGCCAGGAAGATTCACTACAAATGGTGAAACAAGAACAGCAAGCTAGTTCGGTGGAAAAACATACATATAAAACACAAGTATCTGCTGAAAGTAAACATTTGAACATGAAAAACTCAGACATTGAAAATATTGCTACAGAAGGTAAAACCTTCCAAGCAAAAGACAATAGAATTCATACTGCGCAATTTGGAAAATCAGTTCAAAAATATCCAAGTCAAGTTTTAAGTAAAGATGGTCAAACAAATATAGGGGACATTTCTGAATCACAGTCCCAAGAACATTTAACTGATGAGAAAATTACCAGACAACAGACAGAACAGTTTAATTTATCTCCATCCGTTGCAATAAATGCTCAAGGTAATTCCAAACAGTATGACACAAAAGAATCAAATAAAAAGGATTCAATACCACAGATGAAGCAAATAGAAGTTGAGAGAAAGTTTAGAATATCTACTGACTCCAGACAGAAGTTAATGGACATGGGTGCCGTGATggcaaaagaaaacaaattttcagataaatattttgatgatattAGGTATAAAATGACCCTTTCAGACAGTTGGCTAAGACAAAGGAATGGTAGATGGGAATTCAAGATTCCTCCACGTCATATGAGTAAGAAGGATCCTTCGTCCCAACTTTTAGAAATTACATCAGAAACAGAAATAATGAAGCACTTATGTAAGTTATATAATTGTAGCGGGTCTGTTGATGATAAAACATTGGACCAGTTGATGAATAAACTATGTCTAGATAGTTTTGCTACATTTACAACAATCAGGCAGACATACTTTCTACCCAATTGTACTGTACAACTAGACATAGCTGATTTTGGATTTGAAGTTGGTGAGATTGAAGTTGTTGTCAGTGATGAGTCCAGAATTACAGATGCTCTCAACATTATTGATGAAGTAGCCAAAAAACTAG AGTTGAAACCATTTAAACTGATGTAA